In a single window of the Lodderomyces elongisporus chromosome 4, complete sequence genome:
- the RTC2 gene encoding Putative vacuolar membrane transporter for cationic amino acids: MIPPPAPIILDAQAISGITGSISLACWIIVFAPQIYENFTRKSSEGLSLTFIILWLAGDVFNVLGAVLQGVLPTMIVLAVYYTLADIVLLWQCLIYGNGTSNVADEAKNKPDLYHLSPANPMNENLPEHHHHHHHHHNHNANGSARASSDMRQEDLEAANTQLLAPPPPAPPAASSSTSLSLSSSSSVSTPPKSSNTSTFLLNSLMVAIVIVSGIVGWYISYLKDQDHQRKHPGEIHKPQDLVYDPLAQTFGWLCAILYLVSRVPQIVLNYERKSCEGISFMFFLFACLGNLTYVISILSIDMSWHYLWVNSSWLAGSLGTLGLDFTIFIQFFLYNKDFANDDEGDEESSLCNSACVNAGISRPSSASEPLLNNSQGDVNTTSYGANRNIE, translated from the coding sequence ATGATTCCACCCCCAGCACCGATCATATTAGACGCACAAGCAATTAGCGGGATCACTGGTTCCATCTCCCTCGCATGTTGGATCATTGTATTCGCTCCACAAATCTATGAAAACTTTACAAGAAAATCATCTGAAGGCTTATCGTTAACATTTATTATACTATGGCTTGCGGGTGACGTGTTTAACGTGCTTGGCGCAGTGCTTCAAGGGGTGTTGCCAACCATGATTGTACTTGCCGTGTATTACACTTTGGCTGATATTGTGTTACTATGGCAATGTTTAATATATGGAAATGGTACATCCAATGTTGCCGATGAAGCTAAGAATAAGCCAGACTTGTACCATTTGTCACCGGCCAACCCCATGAATGAAAATTTGCCAGaacaccatcaccatcaccaccatcatcataaCCACAATGCAAATGGCTCAGCTAGAGCTTCTTCCGATATGAGACAAGAAGATTTGGAAGCTGCAAATACACAACTTttagcaccaccaccaccagcaccaccagcagcatcatcatcaacatcattatcattatcgtcgtcatcatcgGTGTCAACCCCACCTAAATCTAGCAACACTCTGACATTTTTGCTCAACTCACTAATGGTTGCTATTGTCATTGTTTCGGGAATTGTTGGATGGTACATCTCCTACTTGAAAGACCAAGACCACCAAAGAAAGCATCCAGGCGAAATTCATAAACCACAAGATTTGGTTTACGACCCGTTAGCGCAAACTTTTGGCTGGCTATGTGCCATTCTCTACTTGGTCTCAAGAGTTCCACAAATTGTTTTGAACTACGAGAGGAAATCATGCGAAGGAATCTCTTTTatgttctttctttttgcatgCTTAGGTAATTTGACATATGTCATTTCGATATTGTCAATCGATATGAGCTGGCATTATCTCTGGGTTAACAGTTCGTGGCTTGCAGGATCTTTGGGCACCTTGGGATTGGACTTTACCATATTCAtccaattctttttgtacAATAAagattttgcaaatgatGACGAAGGAGATGAAGAAAGCAGTTTGTGCAATAGCGCATGTGTCAATGCCGGTATAAGTAGGCCATCTTCTGCTTCAGAGCCCTTACTTAACAACTCCCAAGGTGACGTCAATACTACATCATATGGAGCAAATAGAAATATAGAGTAA